TCGCCCGCCGATTTTGCCGCGATCGATCAAACTATTAGCTGGGCCGCGGGCGATGCCAGCTCGAAGACTGTGAGCATTACGCTAGTCGATGATGCGGCGATTGAAGGCGATGAAAACTTTAGCCTGCAACTCTCCGAAGTTACCGGAGGCAGCCTCGTCTCTGACACGTTGACCGTGACTCTCTACGACGATGATTCCCTCGCGCAGATCACTGAGCCGCCTGTCGATACATTTGCTGTGCTCGGTCAGTCCGCCACGCTCAGCGTCACGGCGACCAGCCCCAGCACCATGAGCTATCAATGGTATTTCAATGGACAACCGATTGCCTCCGCGACCGATGCCACTTATAGCATCCCCTCGGTTGCCGAGGCGAATGAAGGCAGCTACAGCGTGCGCATCAGCAACGACTACGGCAGCCTCGATTCCGATGAAGTGTCGCTCACCATCATCCCCGATCCGGCCGCGCTGGTGAGTGGATACACCGGTATTACCCTTAACAGCGGCGTCGTTGCGCTCGATGTCGCGCCCGATGGCAGTGTGATCATCGTCGGCGGGTTCACCGATGTGGGCGGCCATACGGCGATCGACTATGTGGCCAAAGTCGATGCCAGTGGCAATCTCGATACCAATTTCGTGCCAGCCGCGATCGCGAGCGGTTCCGTCCATGACGTCGCTTTGCAAGACGACGGAAAGGTCGTGATCGTCGGCTCTTTTTACACCGTCGGCGGCGAAAGCCTGCGCGGCATGGCCCGTCTCAATGCCGACGGCTCACTCGACACCGACTTTGCCAGCAACATTGCTGCCGGCACCACTGGCGCCGCCAATGCAGTCGATATTCTTAGCGACGGACGCATCGTATTCGGAGGCAGCTTTACCTCATGGAATAATCAATACATCGGTGCCTACAGCGCTGCGGTGGCCAACGCCGACGGCAGCTACGCGGGGGCTATGTCGAAAAACGACTCGCAAACGATCGGAGCAATCAAAGCACTCCCCGATGGGGGCGCTCTGGTCACGGCCAGCACCACATCATCCTCGCGGCAAAAGGTCTACAAGTATGATGCCAACCTGGTGGGCCAGAGCTTCACCTATTCATCCGGGCGCACCCGGGTGGATGCGATCGACCTCGCGCCCGACGGGGACTATCTCTTCGCCGGAAACGGTCAGGTGCTCAAAATCAATCCCGATGGCAGCACCGATCAATCTGCTTCGCTCTACAATGCCACCGAGATAGCCGCTCAAATCAACGGAAAGTACATCGCCGCCGGTGGCTCTGGCAGCGGCCGGACCGTGCGCTATCTCTCGAACGGCACGGTCGATCCTTCCTTTGCTGACGGCACCGGTTTCAATAATTCCGTCAAAGATCTCGCGATTCGCCTGGATGGCAAAGTCTGGGTCGGCGGTAACTTTACCAGCTACAACGGCAGCGCCGTCAGCTATCTTGCGCTGCTCAATGGTGATCCCATCCCGCTGGCTCTGACTGTCCAGCCCGCCGCGCTCACGGTAGTTGATCCCGGCGAGGACGTTACCCTGACCGTTGCAGCGGTCGGCACCTCGGCCCTGAGCTACCAATGGTTCCACGATGGTGATCCGCTGGTCGATGGCGCAGGCATTGCCGGTAGTCAAAGCGCCAGCCTGGTGCTCAGCGCGGTCGATGATTTGGACAACGGCGACTACACGGTGGTCGTGAGTAACGAAGCCGGCACCCGCACCAGCGAGATCGCGCAAGTCATCGTCTTGGGCGCTCCGCAGATTTTGAGTCTCTCCGAGGATGTCAGCCTGCTGGAGGGCAGTTCGCTCACCTTGGAAGTCGAGGCCCTCGGCGCCGGCACGCTCAGCTATCAATGGTATCGCGACGGCACTCTGTTGCCGACGCAGACTGCGGCCACGCTGAGCATTGCCCCTCTCTCCGAAGCCGATGCAGGCAGCTATACCGTGGTGGTGAGCAACAGTATTGATGACACCCCCAGCGCCGGCATCGAAGTTGAGGTGTTGGCCAACGCCGCGGCGATTGCACCGGGCTTTACGCCGCCCACAGTCACCGGTGGTCCAGTCAACCAAGTGCTGCCCCTGCCGAACGGACGCGTGCTGGTCGGTGGTAATTTCGCATCGATCAGCGATGGTGTGAATACCTCCGGTGCCCGCCTCGCCGTGGTCGACGAGACCGGAGCCGTCATTCCCGTGACAGGACTCTCCGCCGATGGCTCAATCGAATCGTTGCGCCTACAGGCAGACGGCAAAATTCTGCTCGCGGGCGGGTTTAACAATATCGGCAACAGTGCCCGCGGGAAGCTCGCCCGTCTCAATGCCGACCTCAGCCTCGACACGGTGTTCAACCCGACTGGTCTGGTCGGCTCGTATTTCGGAGCTTTCGATATTGCAGAGGAAGTCGGCGGCACGATCATCGCCGTGGGCTCCTTTACTGACTTCGGTGGTGAGCCCACTGCCGACTACGCCGTCCGTCTCAACGATGATGGCTCCTATAACAGCAGCTTCACCTCCGGCGCGAGTAATTGGATCTATCGCGTCTTTCCACAGGCTGATGGCAAGCTGATCTTCAGCGGGTGGTTCGGTGCTTGGGGCGGCACTGGAGATGAATACATTACCCGCACCGATGCGTCCGGAGCGCAGGATACCACGATCGATTACAACACCGGTTTCTTCTACACCAGCGATGCCTTTCAGCTCGCCAACGGCGATCTGCTCGCCGCCAGCTCCTATGGCGGCGGCGCGATTCGTCTGGCCGCCGACACAGGTGCCACCATCAGTCCCTTCCCGGTCGGTGGTAATATTGTGGGTGCTGTTCGTGCTTTTGCCGAAAGCCCCGCAGGCGATATTTATATCGGGGGCTATGTGAGCAGCGCCGCCGGGCAAACCGCGGGCCGTCTCATCCGCCTGGACGCGGCGGGCAATCGTGACTTCAACTTCGATACCGGGACCGGCTTTGACAACTACGTCAATGATCTCGCGTTGACCGACAGCGGTCGCATCTGGGCGGGCGGAGAGTTTACCACTTATAACGGAATCACTGCGTCCAAACTCGTGCTGCTCAAAGGTAGCGCCGTGAGCGCGCCCAGTGATCCATTCGAGACCTTCGTCGCCTCGCTCCCCGCCAATCAACAAGGCGAAGACGACGATGCCGATGGCGACGGCTGGGCCAACCTGGTCGAGTTCCTGTTTGGCACTGCGCCCGACGATGCCTCTGCCGCGCCCGCGCCATTGCCCACCGGTTCGGTGCAAAGTGGCAGCAGTTTGAACAGCAGCTACGGCTTGTCCCTCGACGCGGCCAAGAGCTACCGCGTGGTTGAAGTCGAAATTCCCGTGGATCTGCAAGGCTTGAGCGTGACCCTCGAAGCCAGCCAGGATCTCAGCTTCAGCGGCGACGCCAGCGCAACCGAAATCGGCACGCCGATCAATAACGGAAGCACCGAAATCCGCCGCTACGTGATCACCCCCGCAATCGACGATGCCGCCAAGATGTTCTGGCGACTCAAGGTCAGCCGTTGAAGCGCCCATTTGATTCCGTAGTCCTACATTGGATGTTCGACGTTCCCTCCTTTTGCGTGGCCTCGGTTCTCAGAACCGGGGAGCGCGGGGAATGGGGAACGTCCAACGTCCAACATCGAACGTCCAATGTTGAATAATTTTTAATTCAATGGCGTGTGCAGTCAGTATTCCGTAGCGCTACATTCGACGTTCCCAATTCCGTAGCCTCGATCCTGCGGATCGGGGAGCGTCGTTTCGGCCTCGGTTACCGCAGCCAGTGCCACCGCTGCCAATGCGGAGATTGGCGATCCCGGGAGAAAGCCGTGCAGTCACCATTCCGTAGCCCTACATTCGATGTTCGATGTTGAGCGTTCGATGTTCGACGTTCAGTATTCCGTAGCCTCGATCCTGCGGATCGGGGAGCGTCGTTCGGCCTCGGCTACCGCAGCCAATGCGGAGATTGGCGATCCCGGGTAAGCCGTGCAGCACCATTCCGTGGCCCTACATTCGATGTTCGACGTTGAGCGTTGGATGTTCGATGTTCGACGTTGAGCGTTGGATGTTCGATGTTCCCAATTCCGTAGCCTCGATCCTGCGGATCGGGGAGCGTCGTTTCGGCCTCGGTTACTGCAGCCAGTGCCACCGCTGCCAATGCGGAGATTGGCGATCCCGGGGGAAGCCGTGCAGTCAGTATTCCGTAGCCTCGATCCTTCGGATCGGGGAGCGTCGTTTCGGCCTCGGCTACCGCAGCCAGTGCCACCGCTGCCAATGCGGAGATTGGCGATCCCGGGGAAAGCCGTGCAATCAGTATTCCGTAGTCCTATATTCGATGTTCGACGTTGGGCGTTGGACGTTCGACGTTCAGTATTCCGTAGCCTCGATCCTTCGGATCGGGGAGCGTCGTTTCGGCCTCGGCTACCGCAGCCAGTGCCACCGCGGCCAATGCGGAGATTGGCGATCCCGGGGAAAGCCGTGCAGTCAGTATTCCGTGGCCCTACATTCGATGTTCGACGTTGGGCGTTGGATGTTCGATGTTCCCAATTCCGTAGCCTCGATCCTGCGGATCGGGGAGCGTTGTTTCCGCCTCGGTTACCGCAGCCCATGCCACCGCAGCCAATGCGGAGATTGGCGATCCCGGGGAAAGCCGTGCAGTCAGTATTCCGTGGCCCTACATTCGATGTTCGACGTTCCCTCCCTTTGTGTAGCCTCGATCCTTCGGATCGGGGAGCGTCGTCTCGGCCTCGGCTACCGCAACCAGTGCCACCGCTGCCAATGCGGAGATTGGCGATCCCGGGGGAAGCCGTGCAGTCAGTATTCCGCAGTCCTACATTCGATATTCGACGTTGAGCGTTGGATGTTCGACGTTCCCTCCCTCCTCTTTCCTTCCTTTCCTAAGGACGAATGCAGCGACCTTCCACGGGGGCTTCTTTGACTTGGGAAATGATGATGAGTGAGGTGACGACGATCAGGGCTCCGATGATGAGGCCGGGGCGTAGGTTTTCGCCGGGGATGAAGAGGGTGGATTCGATCACGCCCATCAGAGGAATCAGGAAGCGAAAGGTGGAGAGCACATTGACACTGTAGAGCTCAATTAGACGATTCCAGAGCGTGAATGCGGTGGCGGACAGGGCCGCGAGATAGAGCGTGACCAAGAGGGTGGTGAGATTGAAGTGGGCGATGTAGCTGGACCAGGCGCTGGCAGAAATGAGCAAGAGCATGAGTCCGCCCAGACTGAGTGAAAATGCGGTGGTGCAACGACTGCCGGCGACGGGGGCGACTTTTTTCAGGAAGGTTGCGGCCACGGCGCCGGAACCGGATGCGGCGAGAAAGGCGAGCGTGCCGAGACCGGCGTTTTTTAAGTCGGCGCCGGGCTGGTAAATCGCACAGGCGATACCGATCGAACACACGCCCAGCAGTATCCAGTGAATGCGCTGAGGCGGAGCGGTCTTGAGTATCATCGGCGCGAGCAACATCCACCAGAAACTGCCCGAGCCCAGCAGGGCCCCGAGGGTGCCGGTTGAAATGCTGAGCCCGTAGTAAAAGAAGATGTATTGAAAGAATGTCTGCCCGAGCACCACCGCCATCAGTGGTCCACGTGGGGCTTGCTTGAGTTTTTCTATGATGGGGCCACGACAGAAGGGGAGCACCATCAGTCCTGCCAGTACGAAGCGACTGCCCGCGAAGACCAGTTGTTCGCCGTAGCCGGTGATTTGTAAGGCGGCATAGCTGTTCTTGATGACGGGGAATGCGCTGCCCCATAGGGTGGCACAAATCAAAACCTGTAGGTAGAAACTGACTGGCAATTGAGTCAGTGGTGGCGCTTTAGCTGGCATATGCGATGGATTCGACGCGGTTTAAGCGAGGCGCTGGGCCAATTCTGTGAGATCGCGCAGCACGTAGTCGGGGCGCGCGGTGTTGGGATAGAGCGCGGTGCCGGGGCGTTGGATGAAGGCGGTCTGCAAGCCGACGTTTTTTGCGCCGGCGAGGTCCCATGCGTGCGCGGCCACCATCAATACTTGCTCGGGTTCGAGCGCGAGGTCATCGAGCACCATGCGGTAGACGCCGCTGTGTGGCTTGTATTTGCGCACGCTCTCGACGCTGTAGCTGTTGTCCAATAGCGGCGCGATGCCGGCTTGCCGAAGTTGTGACTCGGCACCGGCGCTGGAGGAATTGGTCAAAGTGGCCAGCTTGTAGCCGTTTTGTTGCAGGGCTTCCATGGCTGCGATGACCTCTGGGTGCGGCGGAAGTGTGTTTAAGCTGGGGATGATGGCTGCTTCAGCGTCTTCGCGACTCAGCTCAATCTGATGTGTTTGGGCAATCATCATGAGGGCGGCGGCACCGATTTCTCCGAAACTATGAAAGTCATTCGTCAGAGTTTCCACCAAAGAGTAGTGCAGCATGGTCGAAAACCAGAGCGGCAGTAGATTTTCACGACCGTTCAATGCACGGCTCACCGAGCTCCGCAGAGGGCTCAGGTCGAGTAAGGTCTCGTTCACGTCGAATAGGATGAGGATGGGCTTTACCATGGGTCTCTATATGCTGCTTTCAGTCGATGTTCAAGCTTGTGAGTGTTTCTCTGAATAGTCTTTCGCGGGGTGAAACTGCGGATGGAGGCAGCGAAAAAAAGCCCGGAACCTTGAACAGGTGCCGGGCTTTGAGAAAAAATGGAGCTTCAGTGCGCGCTGTGCGCTCGCAGCTTATTCTTCGCCTTTTTTAGCCTTCTTTGGCTTTTTGCCAGAAGCATCAGTGAATTCTTCTAATGACAGTTCACCGTCTTGATCGGCGTCCAGCTTGTCGAATTTTTTGACGAGCGCTTTGCGTTTGGCGACCTCTTCTTTAGAGAGGCCATCGCTTTGGTCCACATCCATTTTGGCGAACGCCTCAGCTGGAGTTGGCTTCTTTTTACCCTCATCCGATTTAGCAGCTTGAGAGACTGATGGAACGATGCAAGCTGCGAAGATCGCGCTGAGGAGTAATGCTTTGAGTTTCATTTATTGTATCCTGTGTGTAGGGTTTTAACAGAACTAGACTGTGTTCTGTTAATACTCCCATTTGACGATTTATGTGCGCTTTACAAGTGCAATTTATGCGCTGAGAATATTTTATAGATAAGCAGCAGTCGGGGTAATATGGATGCTGGCTCGCGCTTATTATTTTTGCCTGCTACAGCAGCTCGGTCTGTCCGTTGCTTGGCTGGTTGCCAGGCTCCAGCCCGATTACGTGCCAGCCTTTTTCTGTCAGCACGCGACCTTGTGCGGTGCGTTGCAGGTAGCCTTCCTGAATCAAAAAGGGCTCATGCACTTCTTCCAGGGTGTGGGCTTCTTCGCCAACCGCGACCGCCACCGTGCCGAGGCCGACGGGGCCGCCGCGGTAGTTTTCCGCCATGACGCGTATGACCTGCTTGTCCATTTCGTCCAAGCCGCGTTGGTCGATCTCCAGGAGTTCCAGTGCGGCGGCAGCGGAGGTTTGGGTGATGGTGCCGTTGCCACGTTGTTGGGCGTAGTCGCGGCAGAAGTTGACCAAGTTATTGGCGATGCGCGGAGTGCCGCGGGCGCGACGCGCGATCTCGGCTGCGCCTGCGGGCTCGAAGGGAACTTCCAGGATGCCACAGGTGCGCTCGATGATGCCCTGCAGCACGCTGTGGCTGTAATAGTTGAGACGGGTCTGCAGGGTGAAACGACTGCGCAGGGGAGCGGTCAGCAGGCCCATGCGGGTGGTGGCGCCGAGCAGGGTGAAGCGTGGGAGGTTCAGCCGCACGCTACGGGCGTTGGGGCCCTGGTCGATCATGATGTCGATCCGGAAGTCTTCCATCGCGGAGTAGAGATACTCTTCCACCGTCTTGGGTATGCGGTGGATTTCGTCGATAAAGAGAATGTCGCCCTCGTTCAGGTTGGTCAAAAGGCCGGCGAGGTCGGCGGGCTTATCGATGACGGGCCCGGAAGTGATGTTCACCTTGGTGCCCATTTCGTTGCCGAGGATGAGCGAGAGGGTGGTCTTGCCCAGGCCGGGAGGGCCGCTGAGGAGAATGTGGTTGAGCGGCTCGCCGCGATCGCGCGCCGCGCCGACCATCACCTTCAGCCGCTCGAGGGTCTTATCTTGTCCCGCGAAGTCATGAAACGAGAGCGGGCGCAAGGCGGACTCTTCCGCGTTTTCAGGTGCGGACAAAGTTTGCTCGATAAAGTCGGTGCCGGTCGGCGGATCTTCGGAGGAAAAGGACATGTGTGAAGTTTGAAGTGTGAAGTTGAAAGTGTGAAGTGAGAAGCTAGCCGGGGGAAGTTTGAAATGACTGGAGCGTTCACGTCTCGTTTTGATTCATAATAGCCCCCTGCTTCGCTCTACGAGCGATGCAGGGCAAGCAATTGGACGTTCTCACGTCGTGTAAAATTCACGTTCCGTCTAAATTCACATTCATAAACGCATATTTACCGAATTAACAGTTCAACTCATTTTTAGGTTCATTCCCAACTTGCTCCACCAAACGGGGTGCCCCACCTCCGAGTCAGCCAGCGACACGATCCTTATTGCTCCTATCAATTCCACTGCTGTTTTCCTCCATTCGCGGGCGCGCGCTTGCCAGTGGAGATTGATTTCGCAGCGTACACAGTATGATTCAGCTACCGCAAGAAATCCTTAAAGCCTGGGAAGTCCGCGATCCTGTGGCCGTATTCACCACCGTAGACGCCGAGGGCGTGCCCAACACCATTTATGTCAGTATGTGCAAACTGCGCCCCGATGGACGCGTTTTGATCGGTGATGTCCACTTCGGCAAAACCTTGGACAATTTGAAACAAGGTCGCTCCCAAGTGTCCTTCCTCTTCTTTGCCAAAGACTATTCCGCGTATCAACTCAAAGGGCAGGTCCGCTACGCCAGCGAGGGCCCCCTCTTTGAAGAAGGTCAATGCCTCGCCAAGCCCGAGTTCAGTTTAAGAGGGGTCGTGGAGATCCAGATCACACAAGTCTACAAAGGCTCCGAAGAACTCAGCGCTTGAAGTTTGATTCTTCCGAACATTGCATGTCTACTGTGGTCCGATCTCTCCAGAGCCTTTCCCTGACACCGAGAACCGTTATGTCTTTCAGGCTTTATCCACTAGATATATCGCGATGATGACAAGCTCAGTGGCCACTCTCGTTAAGCAACTCCAAGCCGCCGGCGAAGCTGCGGGCTTCCAAGTCACGCACTTCGGACAGGTCGGCCTGGAAAAGCAATGGCCCCTACTCGGCATGACGCGTGCGCCCATGGTCCCTGCACCGAATAGTCAGCACATATATCTCTCTGCCGGCATCCACGGCGACGAGCCCGCCACTTCTCAGGCAATGCTCGAACTATTGCAAAGTAACGCCCTCCCCCACGCACATCACTACTACATTTGTCCTCTCTTAAATCCCGCGGGACTGGCCAACGGCACCCGCGAAAACCCCGACGGCATCGACCTCAACCGCGACTACCGCGACTTCGTCTCGCAAGAAACCCGCCAACACGCAGCGTGGATACAGGCCCACATCTCCCAGCTCGACTGTGCCATCCATCTACACGAAGACTGGGAAAGCCAAGGCTTCTACCTCTACGAAATCCAACTCCCCCGCCACAGCAGTCATCCCGAGACAGGCCGCCCACAACTCAGCCTCGCACAGCGCATCTTAGCCGCCACAGAAAAACACCTGCCCACCGAAACCGCGACCGAGATCGATGGCTACCCTGCTAAGGACGGAATCATACGCATCGAAGTCGAACTACAACTCGAAGAAGGCCAGCCCGAAGCGCTTTGCCTACAAGCAAGCTTCGGCGGCAGTAACTACACCCTCGAAACCCCGTCCGCCATGGAGTTCCGCAAGCGTGTCGACACGCTCAAAGCCGCCGTTTTGGCAGCCATCGAAACAGAGCATAATTCAAGCGTTTACTCGCCATTATGATTCACACTGATTCGACTCAGCAAAGAATCGATTGAACTGATCAAGGTATTCAGAACACGTAACGAAGACTCATCCAGACTGAAGGCGACTTCTTGCTTACTGGTTTCGCTTAGCTCGAGTATTTGCTCACGCTGTGGCACGACTGCTTCGCGGATGGCTTGGCTGAGCTCGCGACTCTGTCCATTGGACTGCTGCAAGTGCGCGCTGATGCCTTGCAATGCTGCTAACAACTGAGGCAAATTATCGGCACCGAACTGCTCGAAGTCTGATCGCTGGGCACGCACACGCTCGGCAGATAACGCGCCTTGATCTTGAACGACTGTCGCGAGCTGCTGGATCGCCGCGCCGATACCATTCTGCGCATCCGCTCGCCCGGAGACAAGCGCTTGTCCGATTCCATCCAGCCCCTCTTTGAAGTCGGACAATTGCGCCACCACACGATTGATGGGGTCGCCCTCGCTGCCACCTAATAGCTTTTTACGATTGAAGCGCTTCTTAATCTCATCCCAACGTGCACGTTCCTGTTCGGAAAGCTTGCCTTCAATCTCCTTAAATTTGAGTAGATTCGCTTCCGCTCCGTCAGTCAGAGTTTGTGCCTCTCCCGTGTAGTGATCGACAATGAGTTGTTCCACCTCTTCGTCGGTCATGATCGGCAAAAGCTTTTCAGCGATCCGATTCATATTACGATAGGAACCCTGCAACTTAAAGGAAGGCTCGGTGCGATAATCATCTGCCTGCGCAGCCGAACGGACGTATTCCAAGTTCACGCGTAGAATCGTATCGCGCACCCGCATCATCATCTTCATCACCGCGACCATGTCATTGATCTCCTCCATGGAATAAGAGGATTCAAAGGTGACACCTTCACGTTGTCCCGTCTCAGCAATTTGCATTACAGCATACACATCCTTACGATCCTTACCTGCAAGAATCCCTAAGGTCCGATTCGAAGTCAGTGAGTTCTCGATATACGAGGCCTCGAAGTATTGACTATTCTCACCAATGATATCTCCCAGGTTATAAGTGTCGGCACGATTCGCCAACATATCAGGAATCTGAAACTTCCCCCCCGCCTCGGTATAAGGATTGCCCGCCATAACTACAGCGACTTTACGCCCGCGAAAATCATAGGTGCGCGACTTCCCTTTATACACACCTTCGATGCGGCGCGTGCCGTCGCAGAGCGAGATAAACTTCTGCAAGAACTCGGGATTGGTATGCTGAATATCGTCGAGATAGATGAGAACATTATCGCCCATTTCGAAGGCCAAATTAATTTTCTCAACTTCCTGACGCGCCGCAAGATTAGGACACTGCGCCGGATCAAGTGATGTCACCTCATGCCCGAGCGAGGGCCCATTCACTTTGACAAAGGTAATGCCCAGGCGATTCGCCACATACTCCATCAAAGTAGTCTTACCATAGCCCGGCGGCGAAATAAGCAAGAGCAAGCCCATGCGGTCGGTCCTGGTATCCTCACCGGCACTACCGATTTGCTTCGCAAAATTATCACCGATCAACGGCAGGTAAACCTCATCCAACAAACGATTTCGAACAAAGGCACTCAACACCTGTGGCTTAAACTCATTCAATCGTAGCGAGGCCTCATTCTCAATCAACAAGGCCTTCTTGCGACGTTCATAACGAAGAAACAGCGCCTGGTCGCCCGACTCGAAACGCTGCATACGCTGCATCAGATCCAAATAATTAAAGTGATACAGCCCCCCGTCTTCAATGACCCGATGGTCCCCCTTCAGGCCCGCAAGCTCGTACTTGATCGGCACATTCAGAATCTTGCGCCGTTCGAGCCCGCCACGTAGCAAATGTGCCGCAGACTCGGGCAAGAAGGTGCGTAACTCAGGGTCGAGCGCATGCGTAACCGCGTAGCCCTCCAACCAATCATAAATCACACGATACTCACTCAACACATCCGAGCTCACCGCTTGCACCGCCTCCTTAAATGCAGCGTCAAAGCGCTTGGACAACAATTCCCGCTGGAAACGATCGATCAAATCCGCCGCTTCTTTACTGCAATAAAGATCGGCATCCTGCACAATCTCGTAAAACAGATACGCTCCCGCGGCATGGCGATCAATCGACTCAAAGAAGGCCGTATCCTGAGCAAAAGCGCCGATCGCATCACTCAATTCCTCGATGTAATTTCGCTGGGTATGATGATTGGGAAAGACGCGCAACATTTGCCCAAAAGCGTCGATGCGTTCGCGCAAATGATTCGTCAGCGCTTGTCCTGCCTGGCTATGCCAAAAGACTAAAGCACAGGCACGCACCTCGGGACTATAACGTAACAGACCGATCTTAGAGTGCGTCTCAGCGAGTTGGTCCAGTATCACACGGGCATCAAAATCATGCACTCCTTTCGTGTAAGACTCCTGATAGCGAGGTGCCATAAATTCACGTATGGACTCTAGACGCTCCTCGTCTGTGAGCTGCAAATAATCCTCCGCGCCTTGCGATTCCAAATACTTATACGCGAGGTCCTCCGCACGGTAGACATGATCATTCTCAGAGCAGCAATGCATCTTCCAGGCAGGCTTGGTCTCTAACAATTCCGGGTCTTCCACCTTTTCATAAAACTGGGTACCTGAGAGGTGCGTATATAAATCGCCGTCGCGCAGCACCGACGTCAACTCCAAGGCCTGCGAGTTCACCGTGAAAGCGTGGCGCCCAAATTTAATTAAGTTTTCACCATCAACAAAGAGCTCTTGTTTATCTTTGAGCTGCCGCACCGCGTCGCCCTGAATGGTTTTCAAACGGGTCAACAACTCGTCGCCCTTCATGCCTTCGCCCAGCGTTTTCAGCTCTTCAACTAAGTCCCGCACTTTATCAACCATTAAGTCCGATGCAAAATAGCCGTTGATATCGTTAATTTCCTTCAGGGCTTTCGAACGATTTTCAATACCGTTGAGAATGCGCTGCGCCGATTGCACGAGCTTACTGACTCGACGATTGCGCACTTCCTGCAAGCTCGCCTTCTTAGATTCAAAAGTGTTATAGAGCTCGGAGCGCTTGTCAGACAGGATCTCGATAAACTCATCGAATTCTGCATACTTCCCCTCCAGCTCTTCCAACTGCACGACTGCCTTCGTCAAAAATTCATCACAACGCTCAGGCTCGTCAGCGATGTCCAAATAATTGGCCACCGATTGCTCCAACAACTTAATCTGCGCTTGAAACTGTGCGGATCCTTCCTTGCGCATCAACTCCTGACGCGAGCGTTTCACTTCTGCCTTCAAACGATTCAGTTCGGTGAATAAATCCGAAATCGCATCGATAATGCGGGTCGTTTCGGTCGCATCCTCGATCTTCAAATTCGAGACCATTTCAATCAGCATCTCCAGCTGTGCCCCCGTAGCATCCAACTCGGCTAGCAGCTCTTTAGCCATAGCTGCAGTTTTGATTTCAGGCATCGCAGCCTCTACCTCCTGAAGCTGCTGCTGATAAGGAACGAGCGCTTGCGCTTGCAGTAAAAATTCGACCGTCGCCTGCGCCAGTGAATCGATTTGCGTCGCCACACCTTGCTCAAGTTCATCGCAGAGTGTAAGGTCGACAT
The nucleotide sequence above comes from Coraliomargarita algicola. Encoded proteins:
- a CDS encoding DNA repair ATPase, encoding MESQNPAAGQKLEGGAYEVIRNRLTTQSAELLQRVQQLDGERKTVFGAVDTHLLATDRIQTSNNCIPRGMIALPGGRFIFGYNVHMGLKSQVEVTDVFAKFRYDVSDHSFHEEPLNALESSEFQADFQYLYKYYKNTFFAKFMIVGPHLLMVFQISDDLRDIKVFKWLIQGEQLTYLGNRFEQEYVFPDQHSFEWTRAHRDLHRTGTFPHVSIEDRLFVETIGGDLTIKIEDNTDSGEGIYTEPVDNPDQTLDDADIHYASVGSLIFLRIKPYQEKQTRYFIYNEKVKEVKRVDSVAHSCVMLPEDHGVIFADGYYLHNGDFKRFSHVAGEMTFERVLKAPNGEDFLYVFYQQSEGLYQLLSYNLIAQKVESPIEAHGYSIFENGSLIYFKAHDEPQKHHTLQIWQTPYAAEEVSVEANSDSYLFKIGNASIVRCIAECHSIYNLLQKEDAYEGLYLDLVKDCVATIDSYFWLGSEDAFNLKATLSQIRDTGQAAIAEFEKVQRIRKSTLTQTRAVQTQARKLFTELAGAQPDDVRVFVDYLASLRRLRGEVIGLRDLKYVDLTLCDELEQGVATQIDSLAQATVEFLLQAQALVPYQQQLQEVEAAMPEIKTAAMAKELLAELDATGAQLEMLIEMVSNLKIEDATETTRIIDAISDLFTELNRLKAEVKRSRQELMRKEGSAQFQAQIKLLEQSVANYLDIADEPERCDEFLTKAVVQLEELEGKYAEFDEFIEILSDKRSELYNTFESKKASLQEVRNRRVSKLVQSAQRILNGIENRSKALKEINDINGYFASDLMVDKVRDLVEELKTLGEGMKGDELLTRLKTIQGDAVRQLKDKQELFVDGENLIKFGRHAFTVNSQALELTSVLRDGDLYTHLSGTQFYEKVEDPELLETKPAWKMHCCSENDHVYRAEDLAYKYLESQGAEDYLQLTDEERLESIREFMAPRYQESYTKGVHDFDARVILDQLAETHSKIGLLRYSPEVRACALVFWHSQAGQALTNHLRERIDAFGQMLRVFPNHHTQRNYIEELSDAIGAFAQDTAFFESIDRHAAGAYLFYEIVQDADLYCSKEAADLIDRFQRELLSKRFDAAFKEAVQAVSSDVLSEYRVIYDWLEGYAVTHALDPELRTFLPESAAHLLRGGLERRKILNVPIKYELAGLKGDHRVIEDGGLYHFNYLDLMQRMQRFESGDQALFLRYERRKKALLIENEASLRLNEFKPQVLSAFVRNRLLDEVYLPLIGDNFAKQIGSAGEDTRTDRMGLLLLISPPGYGKTTLMEYVANRLGITFVKVNGPSLGHEVTSLDPAQCPNLAARQEVEKINLAFEMGDNVLIYLDDIQHTNPEFLQKFISLCDGTRRIEGVYKGKSRTYDFRGRKVAVVMAGNPYTEAGGKFQIPDMLANRADTYNLGDIIGENSQYFEASYIENSLTSNRTLGILAGKDRKDVYAVMQIAETGQREGVTFESSYSMEEINDMVAVMKMMMRVRDTILRVNLEYVRSAAQADDYRTEPSFKLQGSYRNMNRIAEKLLPIMTDEEVEQLIVDHYTGEAQTLTDGAEANLLKFKEIEGKLSEQERARWDEIKKRFNRKKLLGGSEGDPINRVVAQLSDFKEGLDGIGQALVSGRADAQNGIGAAIQQLATVVQDQGALSAERVRAQRSDFEQFGADNLPQLLAALQGISAHLQQSNGQSRELSQAIREAVVPQREQILELSETSKQEVAFSLDESSLRVLNTLISSIDSLLSRISVNHNGE